The proteins below come from a single Marinobacter bohaiensis genomic window:
- the ybeY gene encoding rRNA maturation RNase YbeY has translation MTDLAVDIQHASAAAGLPDDDNLATWAAKGWQGDEHSEVTLRIVDEDESAALNGQYRQKDRPTNVLSFPFEQPEGITLPLAGDLVICAPVVAREAHEQGKTLSAHWAHMVIHGMLHLQGYDHIDDRDAEIMETLEIRLLAELGFSNPYLAEDTDQDS, from the coding sequence GTGACCGACCTGGCGGTGGATATCCAGCACGCCTCGGCTGCTGCCGGGCTGCCGGACGACGACAACCTGGCGACCTGGGCCGCAAAGGGCTGGCAGGGTGACGAGCACTCCGAAGTCACCCTGAGGATCGTCGACGAGGACGAGAGCGCGGCCCTGAACGGCCAGTACCGGCAGAAAGACCGCCCCACCAACGTCCTGTCCTTTCCCTTCGAACAACCGGAAGGCATAACGCTCCCACTGGCCGGGGATCTGGTGATCTGCGCGCCGGTGGTCGCCCGGGAAGCGCACGAGCAGGGCAAAACCCTGTCGGCCCACTGGGCACACATGGTGATTCATGGCATGCTCCACCTTCAGGGGTATGATCATATCGATGACCGGGATGCTGAAATCATGGAAACCCTTGAAATCCGCCTACTTGCGGAGCTGGGCTTCAGCAACCCCTATCTTGCAGAGGACACGGACCAAGACTCATGA
- a CDS encoding HlyC/CorC family transporter: MSDDHSSRSQGGKSWLERISQAFSNEPESVNDILELLRSAESENIIDADAMSIIEGAMQVTDMRVDEIMIPRSQMVTVKASSEPKTFLNDIMESAHSRFPVIGDNQDDVIGVLLAKDLLPLALNNELNWNKIKEILRPPTFVPESKRLNQLLKEFKETRNHMAIVVDEYGGTAGLITIEDVLEQIVGEIEDEHDFDEETHIKGRADGSYAVKAMTPVEDFNEFFDCELDEEEFDTIGGVVLKEFGHLPRRGEEVEFGGFLVTILNADNRVIRLIQVRRRES; the protein is encoded by the coding sequence ATGAGCGACGATCACTCGAGTCGCAGTCAGGGCGGCAAGTCCTGGCTGGAACGCATTTCCCAGGCTTTCTCCAACGAGCCGGAATCAGTCAACGACATCCTGGAACTCCTGCGCAGCGCTGAATCCGAGAACATCATCGACGCCGATGCCATGAGCATCATCGAGGGCGCCATGCAGGTCACCGACATGCGCGTCGACGAAATCATGATTCCGCGCTCGCAAATGGTCACCGTCAAGGCGAGTTCCGAACCGAAAACCTTCCTCAACGACATCATGGAGTCGGCCCACAGCCGCTTTCCCGTGATCGGCGACAACCAGGACGACGTCATTGGCGTTCTGCTGGCCAAGGACCTGCTTCCCCTGGCGCTCAACAACGAGCTCAACTGGAACAAGATCAAGGAAATCCTGCGCCCGCCCACGTTCGTTCCGGAGAGCAAGCGGCTCAACCAGCTGCTCAAGGAATTCAAGGAAACCCGCAACCACATGGCCATCGTGGTGGACGAGTACGGCGGTACCGCCGGCCTGATCACCATTGAGGACGTTCTGGAGCAGATCGTCGGCGAGATCGAGGACGAACACGACTTCGATGAGGAAACCCACATCAAGGGACGCGCCGACGGCAGCTACGCGGTCAAGGCGATGACGCCGGTCGAGGATTTCAACGAATTCTTCGACTGCGAGCTGGACGAAGAGGAATTCGACACCATCGGAGGGGTCGTGCTGAAGGAGTTCGGGCATCTGCCGCGTCGCGGCGAGGAAGTCGAGTTTGGCGGTTTCCTGGTTACCATCCTGAATGCGGACAATCGTGTTATTCGACTGATTCAGGTCCGCCGCCGTGAGTCCTGA
- the miaB gene encoding tRNA (N6-isopentenyl adenosine(37)-C2)-methylthiotransferase MiaB, which produces MTKKLFIKTHGCQMNEYDSSRMADLLKAGEDVEMTDSPEDADILLLNTCSIREKAQEKVFHQLGRWKQLKSRKPELVIGVGGCVASQEGQAIIDRAPYVDMVFGPQTLHRLPDLIQESRHGGVGVVDVSFPEIEKFDNLPSPGAEGASAFVSIMEGCSKYCTFCVVPYTRGEEVSRPLDDVIAEVAHLANQGVREVNLLGQNVNAYQGETHDGDTVDLAELITMIATIDGIDRIRFTTSHPVEFSDALIDVYEQVPELVSHLHLPVQSGSDRILAAMKRGHTALEYKSKLRRLRKIRPDISFSSDFIIGFPGETERDFEATMKLINDIGFDVSFSFVYSPRPGTPASDLPDETPMDVKKQRLSILQQRINQQAHEISRRMVGSTQRILVTGLSKKDPGEYAGRTENNRIVNFRTDNPDVVGNFIDVEIVEALPNSLRGMPIDDRLH; this is translated from the coding sequence ATGACCAAAAAGCTGTTTATCAAGACCCATGGCTGCCAGATGAACGAATACGATTCATCGCGCATGGCCGACCTGCTGAAAGCCGGCGAAGACGTTGAAATGACAGACTCCCCGGAAGACGCAGACATTCTGCTGCTGAACACCTGCTCCATCCGCGAAAAAGCGCAGGAGAAGGTCTTTCACCAGCTCGGTCGCTGGAAGCAGCTCAAATCGCGCAAGCCGGAACTGGTCATTGGCGTCGGCGGCTGTGTCGCCAGCCAGGAAGGCCAGGCCATCATCGACCGCGCGCCCTACGTGGACATGGTGTTCGGCCCGCAGACCCTGCACCGGCTGCCGGACCTGATCCAGGAATCCCGTCACGGCGGCGTGGGCGTGGTCGACGTCAGCTTCCCGGAGATCGAGAAGTTCGACAACCTGCCGTCCCCGGGAGCCGAAGGCGCGTCGGCGTTCGTCTCCATCATGGAGGGCTGCAGCAAGTACTGCACCTTCTGTGTGGTGCCCTACACCCGCGGCGAGGAAGTCAGCCGCCCGCTGGACGACGTGATCGCCGAAGTGGCGCACCTGGCCAACCAGGGCGTACGCGAGGTCAACCTGCTGGGCCAGAACGTCAACGCCTACCAGGGCGAAACCCACGACGGCGACACCGTCGACCTGGCCGAGCTGATCACCATGATTGCCACCATCGACGGCATCGACCGGATCCGCTTCACCACGTCGCACCCGGTGGAATTCTCCGACGCCCTGATCGACGTCTACGAGCAGGTGCCGGAGCTGGTCAGCCACCTGCACCTGCCGGTCCAGAGCGGCTCCGACCGCATCCTGGCGGCGATGAAGCGCGGCCACACAGCGCTGGAGTACAAATCCAAGCTGCGTCGTCTGCGCAAGATCCGTCCGGACATCAGCTTCTCGTCGGACTTCATCATCGGCTTTCCAGGCGAAACCGAACGGGATTTCGAGGCCACCATGAAGCTGATCAACGACATCGGCTTCGACGTCTCCTTCAGCTTCGTCTACAGCCCGCGTCCGGGCACCCCGGCGTCGGACCTGCCGGACGAGACGCCGATGGACGTCAAGAAACAGCGCCTGAGCATCCTGCAGCAGCGTATCAACCAGCAGGCTCACGAGATCAGCCGCCGGATGGTGGGTTCCACCCAGCGCATCCTGGTCACAGGGCTGTCCAAGAAAGACCCGGGCGAATACGCCGGGCGCACCGAGAACAATCGCATCGTCAATTTCCGCACCGACAATCCCGATGTGGTGGGGAACTTCATTGACGTTGAAATCGTCGAAGCACTCCCCAATTCATTGAGGGGTATGCCGATCGACGACCGGCTCCACTGA
- a CDS encoding zinc ribbon-containing protein yields the protein MNEKQKPEFTGQALKVYNRMLERVVARLNQVERKSWDTLRESVDEAVEFENELEEMTREEVDLLAAYVKRDVGHLMHFVEETGEGVGEWLRLDLALIERQLLDLLFSVADRTRLDTLELDHKLHHDPGQYISGEIATAGVLRCVACGHMVCLVETSHIQPCDACNSHYFERVTARWPHEPEVSGEAAGPE from the coding sequence ATGAACGAGAAACAGAAGCCGGAATTCACCGGCCAGGCGCTGAAAGTCTACAACCGGATGCTGGAACGGGTTGTTGCGCGGCTCAATCAGGTCGAGCGCAAGAGCTGGGACACCCTGCGTGAAAGCGTGGACGAGGCGGTCGAGTTCGAAAACGAACTGGAGGAGATGACCCGCGAAGAGGTCGACCTGCTGGCCGCCTACGTCAAGCGGGACGTTGGGCACCTGATGCATTTCGTGGAAGAGACCGGGGAGGGCGTCGGCGAGTGGCTGCGGCTGGATCTGGCGCTTATCGAGCGCCAGTTGCTCGACTTGTTGTTTTCGGTGGCGGACAGGACGCGCCTGGACACCCTGGAACTGGACCACAAGCTGCACCACGATCCCGGCCAGTACATCTCGGGTGAAATCGCGACGGCCGGCGTGCTGCGCTGCGTGGCCTGCGGGCACATGGTGTGCCTGGTGGAAACCAGCCACATCCAGCCCTGTGACGCCTGCAACTCCCATTACTTCGAGCGAGTCACCGCCCGCTGGCCGCACGAGCCGGAAGTCAGCGGTGAGGCGGCGGGGCCGGAATAG
- a CDS encoding PhoH family protein yields MNSHEAKQFDLTPADPRRLAALCGQFDEHLKHIEKRMSVRIGYRGHHFRVDGEAEHANAAAEVLRHLYRETQALDDISPDMVHLYIRESGFERLPDDQPFDGSQIIIKTPKLQARPRGTNQQKYVHNIRTHDVNFGIGPAGTGKTWLAVACAVEALKDEQVKRILLVRPAVEAGEKLGFLPGDLAQKVDPYLRPLYDALYEMLGFEQVTKLIEKSVIEIAPLAFMRGRTLNNAFIILDESQNTTREQMKMFLTRIGFGSTAVITGDTTQVDLPRGQHSGLVHAANVLREVAGIGFTRFDARDVVRHPLVQRIVEAYDDHDEDISSGANQP; encoded by the coding sequence TTGAACAGCCACGAAGCCAAACAGTTTGACCTGACGCCCGCCGATCCCCGCCGGCTGGCCGCCCTGTGCGGCCAGTTTGACGAACACCTCAAGCACATCGAGAAACGCATGAGCGTGCGGATCGGCTACCGCGGCCACCATTTCCGTGTGGACGGCGAAGCCGAACACGCCAATGCCGCCGCCGAAGTCCTGCGCCATCTGTACCGGGAAACCCAGGCCCTGGACGACATCTCGCCGGACATGGTGCATCTCTACATCCGCGAATCCGGTTTTGAGCGCCTGCCCGACGACCAGCCCTTTGACGGCAGCCAGATCATCATCAAGACGCCCAAGCTGCAGGCCAGGCCGCGCGGCACGAACCAGCAGAAGTACGTGCACAACATCCGCACCCACGACGTCAACTTCGGCATCGGCCCGGCCGGTACCGGGAAGACCTGGCTGGCGGTGGCCTGCGCGGTGGAGGCACTGAAGGATGAACAGGTCAAACGCATCCTGCTGGTCCGCCCGGCTGTCGAGGCCGGCGAAAAGCTGGGTTTCCTGCCCGGCGACCTGGCGCAAAAGGTGGACCCTTACCTGCGCCCGCTGTACGACGCACTCTACGAGATGCTCGGCTTCGAACAGGTCACCAAACTGATCGAGAAGAGCGTGATCGAGATCGCGCCGCTGGCTTTCATGCGCGGGCGAACCCTGAATAATGCCTTCATCATTCTCGACGAAAGCCAGAACACCACCCGCGAGCAGATGAAGATGTTCCTGACCCGGATCGGCTTCGGTTCCACCGCCGTGATCACCGGCGATACCACACAGGTCGACCTGCCCCGCGGGCAGCATTCCGGTCTGGTGCACGCCGCCAATGTGCTGCGTGAGGTGGCCGGTATCGGCTTTACCCGTTTCGACGCCCGGGACGTGGTGCGCCATCCGCTGGTACAGCGCATCGTCGAGGCCTATGACGATCACGACGAAGACATCTCGAGCGGGGCCAACCAGCCGTGA
- a CDS encoding DUF1820 family protein, protein MVAKKCYKIIFYNQDDVFEIYAGHVYPSEMFGFLEVEALTFGERSQVLVDPSQEKLRGEFEGVQRTYIPMNAIVRIDEMEPNEAERPMGRVKSPVTPFPGNPGQNRNKD, encoded by the coding sequence ATGGTTGCCAAGAAGTGTTACAAGATCATTTTCTACAATCAGGACGATGTTTTCGAAATCTACGCCGGGCATGTCTATCCCAGCGAAATGTTCGGCTTCCTGGAGGTTGAGGCGCTGACCTTCGGCGAACGCAGCCAGGTGTTGGTGGACCCGTCCCAGGAAAAGCTGCGCGGCGAGTTCGAAGGGGTGCAGCGCACCTACATCCCGATGAATGCGATCGTCCGCATCGATGAAATGGAACCGAACGAGGCGGAGCGTCCCATGGGGCGCGTTAAAAGCCCGGTGACGCCGTTCCCCGGTAATCCCGGCCAGAACCGCAACAAGGACTGA
- a CDS encoding nucleoid-associated protein, with protein sequence MAIKQLRVTFASQMQPGHEAQVRPGPTLPEPGGDYEGLHKQLKRLFNAKPGKKYGRFSDDIGESPASAWFRDYLEGKQTFETLTDKLYGQWQELLTGCQEEYIGHLMLVHEALADGEVIYLFALESDSALRLDHEQKLDAMDVLSLSRLNLALRLEVDDWLGDQPSENCLTLVHARGTGEPGELFIRLCGFTNQVDVEKETLTFLNAVEAFASQTEEPEKAGQVRARAYEFCKEQHALGEPVAIEALSGYLDEDQPDRFRQFASEKEELPENGVLHPDHRKVKKLVRIAGSGGGMSLSFSSDLMNQAVYYDKDQDALTITRLPKALREQLQRYLESKTEQG encoded by the coding sequence ATGGCCATCAAACAGCTGCGCGTTACTTTTGCCAGCCAGATGCAACCGGGACACGAAGCCCAGGTCCGCCCAGGCCCGACCCTGCCGGAACCCGGCGGCGACTACGAAGGACTCCACAAGCAGCTCAAGCGCCTGTTCAACGCCAAACCCGGCAAGAAGTACGGACGCTTTTCCGACGACATCGGCGAGAGCCCGGCCAGCGCCTGGTTCCGGGATTACCTGGAAGGCAAGCAGACCTTCGAAACCCTGACCGACAAGCTGTACGGCCAATGGCAGGAGCTTCTCACCGGCTGCCAGGAAGAGTACATCGGCCACCTGATGCTGGTACACGAAGCGCTGGCCGACGGCGAAGTCATCTACCTGTTCGCCCTGGAAAGCGACAGCGCCCTGCGCCTGGATCACGAGCAGAAACTCGACGCCATGGACGTACTGAGCCTGTCCCGCCTGAATCTGGCACTGCGTCTCGAAGTGGACGACTGGCTCGGCGACCAGCCCAGCGAAAACTGCCTGACCCTGGTTCACGCCCGCGGTACCGGCGAACCCGGCGAGCTTTTCATTCGCCTGTGCGGATTTACCAACCAGGTGGACGTGGAGAAAGAAACCCTGACCTTCCTCAACGCGGTGGAGGCTTTCGCCTCGCAGACCGAGGAACCGGAAAAGGCCGGCCAGGTGCGCGCCCGGGCCTACGAGTTCTGCAAGGAACAGCACGCCCTGGGCGAACCGGTGGCGATCGAGGCGCTGTCCGGCTATCTGGACGAGGACCAGCCGGACCGTTTTCGCCAGTTCGCCTCGGAAAAAGAGGAACTGCCCGAAAACGGCGTGCTGCACCCGGATCATCGCAAGGTCAAGAAACTGGTGCGGATTGCCGGCTCCGGCGGCGGCATGAGCCTGTCGTTCTCATCCGACCTGATGAACCAGGCGGTGTACTACGACAAGGACCAGGACGCCCTGACCATCACACGCCTGCCCAAGGCGCTGCGCGAGCAGCTGCAGCGCTACCTGGAGAGCAAAACCGAGCAGGGTTGA
- the leuS gene encoding leucine--tRNA ligase has product MDEQYRPQDIEKKAQQFWETNDTFSVKEEPGKPKYYCLSMFPYPSGKLHMGHVRNYTIGDVISRYQRMQGKNVMQPMGWDAFGLPAENAAVKNRTAPAKWTYANIEYMKDQLRQLGFGYDWKRELATCSPDYYKWEQWFFTKLYEKGLVYKKMATVNWDPVDQTVLANEQVVDGRGWRSGAVVEQKKIPQWFIKITDYAEELLSDLDQMDEWPEQVRTMQRNWIGKSTGVELTFPLHEREGGLRVYTTRPDTLMGATYMAVAAEHPLALAAAERNREVAEFVESCRTSKVAEAEMATMEKRGIDTGFKATNPLTQEQIPVYVANFVLMEYGTGALMAVPGHDERDHEFAVKYRLPIRQVISAKDRDIDIQEAAFTDKGFLVNSGKYNGLTSEEAFEEIADYLEQSGIGERQVNYRLRDWGVSRQRYWGAPIPMMTLEDGTEMPVPEDQLPVRLPEDVEMDGVKSPIKADPEWAKTVYNGQPATLETDTFDTFMESSWYYARFACPNYEEGMLNPDAANYWLPVDQYIGGIEHAILHLLYARFFHKLLRDVGLVNSDEPFKRLLCQGMVLAETYFRDDANGGKEWISPADVEIERDDKGQVVTARLKSDGESVESGGMSKMSKSKNNGIDPQAIIDEFGADTVRLFMMFAAPPEQSLEWSDSGVEGAHRFIKRLWRMVSEHVASGNAPAVDADNLNDAQRDVRRKTHETIAKVSDDVSRRLTFNTAIAAVMEMLNEVGKLDAQTEADRAVVQEALETAVLLLSPIVPHVCHTLWEKLGHEEAVVDARWPEADKSAMVRSSIQMVLQVNGKVRAKVDVPADIAKDEVEKLALEDENVLRFTEGKTVRKVIVVPGKLVNIVAN; this is encoded by the coding sequence ATGGACGAGCAATATCGCCCGCAGGACATCGAGAAAAAGGCCCAACAGTTCTGGGAAACCAACGACACCTTTTCGGTGAAGGAAGAGCCCGGAAAACCCAAGTACTACTGCCTGTCCATGTTCCCCTACCCCAGCGGCAAGCTGCACATGGGGCACGTTCGCAACTACACCATCGGCGACGTGATCAGCCGCTACCAGCGCATGCAGGGCAAGAACGTCATGCAGCCCATGGGCTGGGACGCGTTCGGCCTGCCCGCCGAGAATGCCGCGGTCAAGAACAGGACCGCTCCCGCCAAGTGGACCTACGCCAACATCGAATACATGAAAGACCAGTTGCGTCAGCTGGGCTTTGGCTACGACTGGAAGCGTGAACTGGCCACCTGCTCACCGGACTATTACAAGTGGGAGCAATGGTTCTTCACCAAGCTCTACGAAAAGGGCCTGGTCTACAAAAAAATGGCCACCGTTAACTGGGACCCCGTGGACCAGACCGTGCTCGCCAACGAGCAGGTGGTGGACGGCCGCGGCTGGCGCTCCGGCGCCGTCGTCGAGCAGAAGAAGATTCCCCAGTGGTTCATCAAGATTACCGATTACGCCGAGGAACTGCTCAGCGACCTGGACCAGATGGACGAGTGGCCGGAGCAGGTGCGCACCATGCAGCGCAACTGGATCGGCAAGTCCACCGGGGTCGAGCTGACCTTCCCGCTGCACGAGCGTGAGGGCGGTCTGCGCGTCTACACCACCCGCCCGGACACCCTGATGGGCGCCACCTACATGGCGGTGGCCGCCGAGCACCCGCTGGCCCTGGCCGCCGCCGAGCGCAACCGCGAAGTCGCCGAATTCGTGGAGAGCTGCCGCACCAGCAAGGTCGCCGAAGCGGAAATGGCGACCATGGAGAAGCGCGGCATCGACACCGGCTTCAAGGCGACCAACCCGCTGACCCAGGAACAGATCCCGGTCTACGTTGCCAACTTCGTGCTCATGGAATACGGCACCGGCGCCCTGATGGCGGTGCCCGGCCACGACGAGCGCGACCACGAATTCGCCGTCAAATACCGCCTGCCGATCCGCCAGGTCATCTCCGCCAAAGACCGGGATATCGATATTCAGGAAGCCGCCTTCACGGACAAGGGTTTTCTGGTCAACTCCGGCAAGTACAACGGTCTGACCAGCGAGGAAGCCTTCGAGGAAATCGCCGACTACCTCGAACAGTCCGGCATCGGTGAGCGTCAGGTCAACTATCGTCTGCGCGACTGGGGCGTTTCCCGTCAGCGGTACTGGGGCGCGCCGATTCCCATGATGACCCTGGAAGACGGCACCGAGATGCCGGTACCCGAGGACCAACTGCCCGTACGGCTGCCCGAAGACGTGGAAATGGACGGCGTAAAATCGCCCATCAAGGCAGACCCGGAATGGGCCAAAACGGTCTACAACGGCCAGCCGGCCACGCTGGAAACCGACACCTTCGACACCTTCATGGAGTCCTCCTGGTACTACGCCCGCTTCGCCTGCCCCAACTACGAGGAGGGCATGCTGAATCCGGACGCCGCCAACTACTGGCTGCCCGTGGACCAGTACATCGGCGGCATCGAGCACGCCATCCTGCACCTGCTCTACGCCCGTTTCTTCCATAAGCTGTTGCGTGACGTGGGCCTGGTGAACAGCGATGAGCCGTTCAAGCGCCTGCTGTGCCAGGGCATGGTACTGGCTGAGACCTACTTCCGCGACGACGCCAACGGCGGCAAGGAGTGGATCTCTCCGGCCGATGTCGAAATCGAACGGGACGATAAAGGCCAGGTGGTCACCGCCCGCCTCAAGAGCGACGGCGAGTCGGTGGAATCCGGCGGCATGTCCAAGATGTCCAAGTCCAAGAACAATGGCATCGACCCACAGGCCATCATCGACGAGTTCGGCGCGGACACCGTGCGCCTGTTCATGATGTTCGCCGCACCGCCGGAACAGTCCCTGGAGTGGTCCGACAGCGGCGTGGAAGGCGCCCATCGCTTCATCAAGCGCCTCTGGCGGATGGTCAGCGAGCACGTAGCCAGCGGCAATGCACCGGCCGTGGACGCCGACAACCTGAACGACGCCCAGCGCGACGTGCGACGCAAGACCCACGAAACCATCGCCAAGGTCAGCGATGACGTCAGCCGCCGCCTCACTTTCAATACCGCCATCGCGGCGGTCATGGAAATGCTCAACGAGGTGGGCAAGCTGGACGCGCAGACCGAGGCCGACCGGGCCGTGGTCCAGGAAGCCCTGGAAACCGCCGTCCTGCTGCTGTCTCCGATCGTGCCCCACGTTTGCCACACGCTGTGGGAAAAGCTGGGCCACGAGGAAGCGGTGGTCGATGCCCGCTGGCCGGAAGCCGACAAGTCCGCTATGGTCCGCTCCAGCATCCAGATGGTGCTGCAGGTCAACGGCAAGGTGCGCGCCAAGGTGGACGTGCCCGCTGACATCGCCAAGGACGAGGTCGAAAAGCTGGCGCTGGAAGACGAGAACGTCCTGCGCTTCACCGAAGGCAAGACGGTCCGCAAGGTCATCGTCGTGCCCGGCAAGCTGGTCAACATCGTCGCCAACTGA
- the trmH gene encoding tRNA (guanosine(18)-2'-O)-methyltransferase TrmH codes for MTPERLARIKQTLDRRQPDLHVLTDQIHKPRNISAIIRTCDAFAVANMHAVWPKEGYRAFRKTAGGSHNWVTTHTHPDMHGAIDELRGQGRRIYAAQFSERAVDYRDVDYTGPCAIVLGNELDGVSAEAADRADEHIIVPMMGMVESLNVSSACAIILAEAQRQRTAAGLFDRRRLSDAEYERLLFRWCQPQITRYCDDRNLPYPPFDVATGELIDGVSWMNDVREVRRNRERARPEDFVEPARED; via the coding sequence ATGACGCCGGAAAGACTCGCTCGCATCAAGCAGACCCTGGATCGCCGTCAGCCGGATCTGCACGTGCTGACCGACCAGATCCACAAACCCCGCAACATTTCCGCGATCATCCGCACCTGCGACGCCTTCGCCGTGGCCAATATGCACGCGGTCTGGCCGAAGGAAGGTTATCGCGCCTTCCGCAAGACCGCCGGCGGCAGTCATAACTGGGTCACCACCCACACCCATCCGGACATGCATGGCGCCATCGATGAATTGCGCGGCCAGGGCCGTCGGATCTACGCCGCGCAGTTTTCGGAGCGGGCGGTGGACTACCGCGATGTGGATTACACCGGGCCCTGCGCCATCGTGCTGGGCAACGAACTTGACGGTGTTTCGGCGGAAGCGGCGGACCGCGCCGACGAGCACATTATTGTGCCCATGATGGGCATGGTGGAATCGCTCAACGTGTCGTCCGCCTGCGCCATCATCCTGGCGGAGGCCCAGCGTCAGCGCACCGCAGCGGGGTTGTTCGACCGCCGCCGGTTGTCGGATGCGGAGTACGAGCGTCTGCTGTTCCGCTGGTGCCAGCCCCAGATCACCCGCTACTGCGATGACCGCAACCTGCCGTATCCGCCGTTCGATGTGGCAACCGGTGAGCTGATCGACGGCGTAAGCTGGATGAACGACGTGCGCGAAGTGCGTCGCAACCGCGAGCGGGCCCGCCCTGAAGATTTCGTCGAGCCCGCTCGCGAAGACTGA
- the lnt gene encoding apolipoprotein N-acyltransferase has translation MSPDSKQTRLLRGSALVLAGVLQTLTFSPFGFTWLGPVSVLLLLAIVMPRPSARLFFYGWLFGLGLFGSGASWVYISISEYGNTSAPLAAVMTAIFAAGLALFPALTLWGWGKLAGERALHRLILFPGVWIIGDWVRSWLLTGFPWLYLGTAQVDGPLAGFAPITGVHGVTLLLVASATALYGGVMLFRRQSRAGAAALTLLAVLPWFAGPLLQSVHWTKRDAEPMSITAVQGNVPQLIKWDPEFLKQQIETYLGLTAGDWNQDLILWPETAIPVTQDQAGPLIENIAGKLGPDSTLITGIPWYGFSDALEDYTFRNSIMAIGNGTGMYYKQKLVPFGEYVPLQQYLRGLIGFFNLPMSSFSPGPSDQAPLTAGSHKVMPFICYEIAYPDFVARNAWNTDLLITISNDGWFGHSIGPLQHLQIARMRALETGRFLLRGTNNGVTAIIDDQGQITERIPQFEKTVMRGEVYTVTGKTPYMAAGSWPALTLALILIVFARPRRLAQPSRQTHAG, from the coding sequence GTGAGTCCTGACAGCAAACAGACCCGACTCCTGCGCGGTTCCGCCCTGGTCCTGGCCGGGGTTCTGCAAACCCTGACCTTCTCCCCGTTCGGCTTCACCTGGCTGGGTCCGGTATCGGTCCTGCTGCTGCTCGCGATCGTCATGCCCCGCCCGTCGGCCCGGCTGTTTTTCTACGGCTGGTTGTTCGGGCTGGGCCTGTTCGGCAGCGGCGCGTCCTGGGTGTACATCTCTATCAGCGAGTACGGCAACACTTCGGCGCCGCTGGCCGCGGTCATGACCGCGATCTTTGCCGCCGGACTGGCGCTGTTTCCGGCCCTCACCCTCTGGGGCTGGGGCAAACTCGCCGGCGAGCGGGCTCTGCATCGCCTGATCCTGTTCCCCGGTGTCTGGATCATCGGTGACTGGGTGCGTTCCTGGCTGCTTACCGGCTTCCCCTGGCTCTACCTGGGCACCGCGCAGGTGGATGGACCGCTGGCCGGGTTTGCGCCGATCACCGGCGTTCACGGCGTTACCCTGTTGCTGGTCGCGTCCGCCACTGCACTCTACGGCGGCGTCATGCTGTTCCGCCGCCAGAGCCGGGCAGGCGCCGCGGCCCTCACGCTTCTGGCGGTACTGCCCTGGTTCGCCGGCCCGCTGCTCCAATCCGTCCACTGGACTAAGCGGGACGCCGAGCCCATGAGCATCACGGCCGTCCAGGGCAATGTGCCGCAATTGATCAAGTGGGACCCGGAGTTCCTGAAACAGCAAATCGAAACCTACCTGGGCCTGACCGCCGGGGACTGGAACCAGGACCTGATTCTGTGGCCGGAAACCGCCATCCCCGTCACCCAGGACCAGGCCGGACCGCTGATCGAAAACATCGCCGGCAAGCTCGGCCCGGACAGCACGCTGATCACCGGCATTCCCTGGTACGGTTTCAGCGATGCGCTGGAGGATTACACCTTCCGCAACAGCATCATGGCGATCGGTAACGGCACGGGCATGTACTACAAGCAGAAGCTGGTGCCCTTCGGCGAGTACGTGCCTCTGCAGCAGTATCTGCGCGGACTGATTGGCTTTTTCAATCTGCCCATGTCCAGCTTTTCGCCGGGGCCGTCCGATCAGGCCCCGCTGACCGCTGGCAGCCACAAGGTGATGCCGTTCATCTGCTACGAGATCGCCTACCCGGATTTCGTGGCCCGCAACGCCTGGAACACCGATCTGTTGATCACCATCAGCAACGACGGCTGGTTCGGGCACTCCATCGGGCCGCTGCAGCACCTGCAGATCGCCCGCATGCGGGCTCTGGAAACCGGCCGTTTCCTGCTGCGCGGCACCAACAACGGCGTGACCGCGATTATCGACGACCAGGGCCAGATTACGGAGCGAATTCCCCAGTTCGAAAAGACCGTCATGCGGGGCGAAGTCTATACCGTGACCGGCAAGACACCCTACATGGCAGCCGGCTCCTGGCCGGCGCTGACCCTGGCGCTGATCCTGATCGTGTTTGCCCGGCCGCGGCGACTGGCCCAGCCAAGTCGACAGACCCACGCCGGGTAG